A segment of the Siphonobacter curvatus genome:
CTGACCACCGACCAGTGGCAACTATTTGCCATCGGAAACGTGGTTGCGTTTATCGTCGCCATGCTGGCCATTCGCTTTTTCATTAGCTTTTTAACGAAGTACGGCTTTAAAGTTTTCGGCTGGTACCGAATCATCATGGGATTAATCATCATTGGCTTACTGCTAAGCGGTATGCAAATGGAAGTAGTGTAGCAATGACGAATGAAACAACAGAACCGGTTGCTGACCCCGGCGAAGTCCTATTGATTGATAAGCCCCTGGGCTGGACTTCCTTTGCGGTGGTAAAGAAGCTGAAGTGGGCAGCTCAATACAAGAAAATTGGTCACGCCGGTACACTCGATCCCCTGGCTACGGGCCTGCTGATCTGCTGTACTGGAAAAATGACCAAGCAGATTGAAAGCTATCAGGCGGCCGAAAAAGAATATACGGGTACGTTTGTACTGGGCAAAACGACACCTTCGGTGGATTTAGAAACGCCATTCGACGCGGAATATCCTATCGAACACATTACAGCCCAGATCCTGGAATCGGCTCGGCAGGCATTGACCGGAGCCATTTCCCAAACCCCTCCGATCTTTTCTGCGGTTAAAGTGGACGGGAAACGAGCTTATGAGCTGGCTCGTAGCGGACAGGAAGCAGAAATTAAATCCAAAATTATTACTGTATCGACCTTTGAAATTGATCAGAGCCGATTTCCTGAACTGGATTTTCGGATTGTCTGTTCCAAAGGCACGTATATCCGTAGTCTGGTCCGGGATTTCGGCGTACTCTGTCAGTCTGGAGCGTATTTAAAAAGTCTGCGTCGTACCCGCATCGGGGATTTCAACGTCGCGGACGCGGTCTCACTCGAACAGTTCGTGGAGACGCACCGCCCCGGTAGCACGCTGTACGAACCCCGCATCAGACCCCTTTAAAATCTATGCAAGTACATCATGGCATTGAGCACTTTCGGAGACTTTCGAACGCCGTAGTGACAAGTGGGACATTCGATGGCGTGCATCTAGGCCATCAGAAAATATTACAGCGGTTGATTGAATCAGCCCGACAGTCGCAGGGTGAATCGGTGGTCCTTACGTTTTGGCCCCATCCCCGTACGGTCGTTGCGGCAGACAGTGCCGATCTGAAATTGCTGAATACGCTCGAAGAGAAGATTGAATCGCTGGCGGCGTCGGGTATCGATCACTTAGTCGTGATTCCCTTTAATCGGGATTTTTCGCTACTAACCTCGGACCAATTCATTCGTAACATCCTCATTGATACCATCGGTACCAAACGTCTTGTCATTGGGTACGACCACCGCTTTGGGCGGAATCGCGAAGGGGGTTTCGACTATTTACAGGCTCACGCTCACGAATACGGATTTACGGTCGAGGAAATTCCAAGCCAGGATGTGGAGCACCTGGCCGTTAGTTCAACTCGCATTCGACAGGCCTTACTTTCGGGCGACGTAAGTACGGCAGCCAACTTCCTGGGTCGTCCCTATACGCTGAGTGGTACGGTTGTCAAAGGGCGACAGCTGGGTCGGCAACTGGGTTATCCCACGGCTAACCTGGAATTACCCGAGTCCTATAAGCTAGTACCCGCGGATGGTGTATACGCCGTTCGCGTACGCTGGCGAAACGACTGGTACGGCGGCATGCTCAGCATCGGTACGAACCCAACCGTAGAAGGAACGATTCGAACCATTGAGGTGAATATCTTCGATTTTGATCAGGAGATTTACGGGGAAAAGCTCACGCTTGAATTCGTATCTTGGTTACGGGGGCAGGTAAAGTACGAAGGTCTGGAACCTCTTATCACCCAAATCGGACAAGATAAGGTTGATTCGCTAGCGATTTTGCACAGCCATTCCTATACCAAGTAAAGTTTAAAAGACGACGCCTTACCGCTGTCTTTACACTCAGATTTCAAAGCAAATCGCCCGAACGTTAGGAACGTTCAGGCGATTTGCTTTTTTGTTAGCTTGGGTCTGCTAATCTACCAGCTTTACGTAGCTACCCAGCCACTTGATTTCGGATTGGATCTGCCGAAAAATCTTTTGAACCTTGTCGTCTTTCGCGTGTCCTTCAAATTCCATCAGGAACCAGAAACCAAACCGGTCCCCCTGCCGACTGGGATGACTCGCCAGTTTCGTTAGGTTGATGTCGTACACCTCAAACTCCCGCAGGAATCGGGAAAGCGTACCCGATTTATCTGAATTCGGAAACTGTACAATTACCGTCGTTTTATCATTTCCCGAAGGCATGGTATCGAATTCTTTGGCCAGAATCAAAAAACGGGTACGGTTAACGATAGAATCCTGGATGTTATTAAACAAAACGGGTACGCCATAAATCTTTCCGGCAATATCCGAGCAGATCGCAGCGGCGTAAGGATCTTCCGATGCCATTTTGGCAGCTTTGGATGTTGATTCCACCGGGATAATCTCTACTGAATACCCGCTGAAATAGTCATCCAGGAATCGCTTACACTGCCGGAACCCGATATCCTTGGAATAGATCCGCTGAATTTCACTCAGCTTTTCGGCCTTCGTAGCGAATGCAAAGTGAATCGGCTTAACGATTTCGGCCGCAATCCGGATGTCTTTTTCGTTGAGGTTATCAACGGTTTCAAAGACTAAGCCTTCCTGATTGTTTTCAATGGGAACAATGCCAAATTTCGCCCGCCCTGTCTCTACTGATTCGAATACGGATCGAATTGTGGGTAGAGCGTCATACTCACTCATGGCACCGAACCGGGATTCGGCGGCCTGGTGGGTAAAACTTCCTTCGGGACCCAGATACGCAATTCGCTCGGGTAATTCAATATTACGAGCAACGGCAAAAATTTCCTGGAAAATGGCTTCGATGGCGTCCGAACGCAGCAAGCCATCGGATTGATGGGCCAGTCGGTCTACAATAGCCTTTTCCCGCTCGGGGCGATAAATCAGGGCTTGCGATGATCGTTTGAGTTCACCAACCTGCTGCACAACGTTCATCCGGGCATTCATCAGAACCAACAACTGATTGTCGATGGCATCAATCTGATTCCGTAATTCTTCTAAAGTCACAGTACATGAGGGTTTATTCGGTATTACTTCAAGCCACGTAGCTTCCGGGAGATTTCAAGCTGCCGTTTCGTTAGGATTTTTTCCTTGAACAAATTCGTCCAGGGTTTCCGATACGTTGCCGGGTCGTATTTAACCGCTCGCATTGTATAGCGTAGCCGCGGCCAGAACTTTGTCTCGAAATCTACGGTATCGGGCAATAACCAGTAAAATTCGGCCATCGTTTTCTTGAACCGTTCCGAAAACTGGTAACCGGTTTCGCGGTCCAGATGTTCGTACATATTGATTCGGTTCAATAAAAAGTGAGCTTCCCAGCGATGGTCAGTATTACTTTGTCCACCGCTATGCTTGCGGTACACAGACATCACTTCATCCACGTAACCAGCCGGGCCGCGTTGCGTCATCAAAATATTCAAGGGAATATCTCCGCTCTTCGATTCCACCATCCAGGCGGGCAGCTTAGGTAGAAACGTTTTCCGCAATACGATACTGGCCGTAGCCATAAACCAGGTCTCCTTGTTTCCGATGAGATCATCGACCGTTACCACTTTCTTTTGCGTATGGTCGTTGAGCAGGTACGCCGGGGCACTCCCATCCTGGTAACGAACTTCTGCGTTGTGGAAACTCATCGAAAACTCCGGGTGCTGATCCAGAAAATCTACCTGTTTCTGTAGCTTCAGCGGGTTAATCCAGAAATCGTCTCCTTCGCACAGAGCCAGGTATTCGCCCTGACAGGCATCGTACGTATCAATAAAATTGTAGATCGCTCCGCGATTGGTCTGATTCAGTAACAACCGGATTTTATCCGGATAGCGTTGCTGATATTCCTTTAATACCTCCTGTGTATTGTCTTTGGAGGCGTCATCGCCCACCACGATTTCAAACTCAAAGTTGGTTTTCTGAGCTAAAAAACTATCCAGGGCCTCCGCAATAAAAGGGCCGTGGTTGTAGGTAATGCAATAAACACTAAGCTTGGGCTTCATAGAAAAAAAGTCATGAGTGAACAGAATCAGCGACTCTGAAACTCATTGCGAAGAAGGCTCATACCCATCACATCCGTAAACTGACCATTCTTGAACAGGGCCTTGCGGTACAGACCTTCCTGCTGAAAACCGAAGGATTCGTACAAGCGAATGGCCCGATCATTCTCGGGAAGTACGGTCAGATAGATCCGATGCAAATTCAAATCATTGAATCCATGACGAAGGATCTCCTCCGTAGCTAAGCGTCCGATGCCTTTCGACTGATGATTTTTTTCACCAATCATAATGCTATACTCCGCCTGCTGGTTAACTCGGTCTATTTGGGTTAACTGAACGGTACCTATCAGCATGGCGTCGTCCACAATGGCCAATCGCACGGCCTGATCACGGTGCTGCTGATAATAAGCAAACCAGTTCCGGTCAGCCTCCAGGCCAATGTACCGAAACTGGTTTGTTAGATACTGCATTACCTCCGGATCATTTCGCCAGCGATTGATGGACGGAACGTCTTCGATGATGATTTCTCTGAACTGAATCATTATTTATTTTCAGCCACTACGTACACACTGCTGCACAGATCCGGATATACCATACCCAGTTGGAAACAGCCCTCCATATATTTATCGTCGATGATACCTGCTTCGAGGGCTTTATCCAATTGGAAGTTTGCCAGACCTTTGAAGAAAATACCACCCCGGTGCACGACGCTTAAGCCCGCTTCCAGTACATCTTTTTCAAGGGTATCGAGGGAATACGTAATGCGGTGACCGTGCTTTACGTCAGCGGGCGTCAGAGCGGCATTGTGCGTCAGAAAGCCCATTTTCACGGCAATCTGACGAGAGCCTGCGTTGGCGTTAGGTACAATCAGGTACAGACGCCCCGTTGGGGTCAGGAACTGACGTACGCGAGCCATAATTTCAACCGGATTAATCAGGTGTTCCAGTACGTGCATGATGAAAATGGCATCGTACTTTTCGTCCGATTCAAACGTTTCAAAAAGTCCGTTGATGAACTTTACTTTATCGCCTACCCGACCTTTGGTAATTGCCAGAAACTCCTCAGCGGCATCTACTACCGTCAGATCATCGAAACGCTTGGCAAGAATGCTGGTAAACTCGCCGTACATGCAACCCAATTCCAAGGCCTTTCCTTCCCGCATGAATGGTTCCAGGGTACGCATCATATAATGACGCATCCGGCGGTCAAATTCATAATCGTCGTAATCGGCAGTGATTTTATTCAGGTTTTCGTACTCAGCCTGCAGCGTCTGATCCATAATCGTTGGTTGAATTGTTTAAATGAGAAACCCTTTCCAGCAGTTGCTGGAAAGGGATTGGGTTTATTTTACTTCCGTATGTTGATCCGTCGGTCCTTTCAAAAAAGGTGCTTACGGATAATTCACTTCTGAATTGGCCTGCAATTTAATGCAATTAACCTTGTCCCGGAATATATAAGCGTTTTTCTGGTACTTGATACCACTCATCTAGGTCGGCAGGTACGCGGGAGTTATAGCCCAGCAACTGTTTCACCAGCGGTGAGAAAGTAGCCGTACGCTCGTAACCGAAGTAGCGTGAGTAGTCAAACTGAGGTTTGAAGAAAGGCTTGGTAAACATCGGCGTCAAACCACGACGAATCTGATCGGTCTGGTTGGTACCAGCGGCGTGCCATACGTTCGAGTTGAACAAAACGATACTACCCTTTTTCGCTACCGCCTGTTCAGCTACGGCGAAAAATTGTTCGTCCGAAGGCTTTTCGGCGTATTTGTGGGAACCACTCATGAACCAGGTCGCTCCGTTTTCGGGCGTAAAGTCGTCGAGCATCACCAGCATATTCAGCATCAGATGCAAATCACCGCTCCAGGTACGAATGTCGCGGTGTACATTTCCTACGTAGGAAGAGGTTTCGGCCTTGAAGTTCATAACGCCCCCGAACGAGTTGAGGATGTATGGACCGTTATCGAAATAGGCCGTCATGTACTCGTGCAGAGGCATCTGCTCGAGGAACTTCATGAACGCACCTTCAAAAACTACCAAGTGGTGCGAGGTTCCGGCCGTGCGGTTTACAACGCCATTTTTAATCTGAATCTGACGGCACTCTTCCGTCGCTATATCCTGAGCCTTGATGAGTTCTTCACGGAAGTCATCTTCCAGTACTTCATTAAAAATCACCCAGCCCTTGGTGTCCATTTCTGACCGAAAGGTGTCCAGGTCCATAAGCTTGGGTTCTGTAGCTAATGCATTGTCCATGACAGATTGGATTTGGTTTTCGCAAAGATAAACGGGATCAATTGTTGGAGGGGTGCCACAAAGTCATCCCATTAAAAAATAATTATCAGTTTTTTAATGACCTGCTGAGTATAAAGACTCTGCTTCGGCCAGTTCCTGGTACCAATCTCCGCGAATTTTAGCTCGTTCATGCTGGCTACTAAACTGGAATCGAATGCGGTTTGTTTTGGAAAAACAAAAACGCCTGATGAGGAGGTTCTCATCAGGCGTTGAACGTCGGTTAGGCTACTTCCAATATTTCCTCAACATCATCTTTTTCGATAATGAGGTTGTCAATGATAAACCGCTGACGGTCGGGCGTGTTTTTGCCCATGTAATAGCTTAACAACTTCGGAATCGTCGATTCTTTTTCCAGGATCACCGGTTCCAAACGCATGTCTTCACCAATGAACTTTCCAAATTCATCGGGAGAAATTTCACCCAGGCCTTTAAATCGGGTGATCTCCACTTTACGTCCATTCGTAGAAAGCCGGGCTATCGCTTTCTGCTTCTCCTCTTCCGAGTAACAGTAAATGGTATCCTCGTGCTTTTTCGGATTTCGTACCCGGAACAGGGGCGTTTCCAAAATGTACAGGTGACCATTCCGTACAATGTCAGGGAAGAATTGCAGGAAGAACGTCAGTAGCAACAAACGGATGTGCATTCCATCCACGTCGGCATCGGTAGCAATGACGATTCGGTTGAATCGAAGCGTATCCAGACCGGCTTCAATGTCCAACGCGTGTTGCAGCAGGTTAAACTCTTCGTTTTCGTACACAATCTTCTTGGTCAGTCCGAAGCAGTTCAGCGGCTTTCCGCGAAGACTGAATACGGCCTGCGTCTGTACATTTCGGGACTTCGTAATGGAACCCGATGCTGAATCTCCCTCCGTAATGAACAGGGTCGTTTCCAGACGATCTTCGGCTTTGGCATCCGGCAGGTGAATGCGGCAGTCGCGTAGTTTCTTGTTATGAACGCTGGCTTTTTTAGCCCGGTCATTTGCCAGCTTTTTGATTCCGGCAATTTCCTTCCGTTCCCGTTCCGACTGCTCGATGCGTTTTTTCATCGCCTCAGCAACCGCCGGATTTTTATGGAGGAAGTTGTCTAATTCCGTTTTCAAAAAGTCAACGATATGTCCGCGTACGGTTGGCGAGCTAGTATCTGGCGACATATTCGTCGAACCTAGTTTCGTCTTCGTCTGCGATTCGAATACGGGTTCCTGTACCCGCAGGGAGACGGCCGCAGAGATACTGGCCCGGATATCTTCGGGTGCGTAATCTTTCTTGAAAAATTCGCGGGCTGTCTTGACTACGGCCTCTTTGAAAGCCGCCAGGTGCGTACCCCCCATAGTCGTATTCTGACCGTTCACGAACGAGTAGTATTCCTCGCCATACTGATTGCCGTGCGTCATGGCAATCTCAATATCATTTCCTTTCAGGTGGATGATGGGATAACGGATACTATCGGGATCCGTCTTACGTTCGAGCAAATCCAGCAGACCCCGCTGGGCTATGTACTTTTGGCCGTTAAACTGAATCGTAAGCCCAGCATTTAGGTACGCATAGTTCCATATCTGGTTTTCCAGATACTGCGGAATGAAGTGGTAATTTTTAAATACCGTATTATCCGGTTCAAACACCACGTGTGTTCCGTTCCGTTCCTTGGTTTCAATGGTACCTTTGGACTGACGCACAAGTTCGCCCTTCGAAAATTCAGCCCACTTAGCCTGACCATCCCGTACTGACTGAACCCGGAAAAAGGCCGAAAGGGCGTTGACTGCTTTTGTACCAACCCCGTTCAATCCTACTGATTTCTGGAAAGCTCCGGAGTCGTATTTTCCACCCGTATTAATTTTGGAAACTACGTCGATGACTTTCCCCAACGGAATGCCCCGACCGTAGTCACGTACTTCCACACGGTGTTCGGCAATTTTCACTTCAATGGTTTTGCCGAATCCCATGACGTGTTCGTCAATACAGTTGTCAATGACTTCTTTTACAAGTACGTAAATCCCGTCATCCGCCGAAGAGCCGTCTCCCAGTTTCCCAATATACATCCCCGGCCGCAGACGAATATGCTCTTTCCAGTCCAGCGAACGAATGCTATCTTCGGTGTAATCTGTTAATTTTTGTTCTGCCATGAGTCAATTTTTCAAGCATTCAATCGTTCATCAAAAATAAGATTTGTTCAATTTCCATCATAGGAAAAATCGTATTTTAGGCAAATGTTAATTCTATGAATGGTAGCTGAATTTAGGAATTTAGTGCTTTACTTTGTGGGCTTGAAGTGATTTTCGATCATCGCTTCAGTGGAAACTAGTTAGCTATCAGGTGTATTTCCGAGTCCAACCCTTCCGGGAAAAAATCAATTTTAACCAAAAGAGAATCGAAATGTTGCCCTTTGTTCGGCCTAGCGTCTTTAGAACTTTTCTTTTTGTCCCACTCCTTCAATCTGCATCAACTCTGAAACTAACACTTATTTCTGGCTTTTTGCTGTTCACTCAGCTGGTGTGGGCTCAGATCCCCCAATTACCTTACCCTTCGTCCAGCTTACCTGCTAACTTTCCGATTCAGCAGCAACAGCCTACTCTGGTTAATCCAGGGAATACCAATCAGGTAGACAATGCCCAGCAACGGCAGTACATTCAGGATCAGCGAGCGAAAGCCCGTGAAGATTCTGTGCGTTTATTACGAGCTAATACAGAAGAGCCCGGTACGAAAGAACAAAAAATTAAGATTTTTGGTGCCGATATCTTCTCAAATAAAAGCCTGGATATCGCTCCAATTACTAATATTCCTACCCCAAAAGGTTACATCTTAGGGGCTGGCGACCAGTTGATTATTAACGTGTATGGGGATCTGTACCGGGACATCAATATTCAGAAGACTATTACCCCTGAAGGGATCTTACAACTCGAACAGGTAGGCCCCATCTTCGTCAATGGTCTGACCATTGAAGCCGCTACAGAGCGGATTCGTGCGAAACTCGCCCGAATCTATCCCATTGGCCGCGGTATGGACATGAGTATCCGCATTGGTAACATCCGAAGTATTCGGATTAACTTCATTGGAGAAGTAGTCAATCCGGGTACGTACAATCTTCCTTCCCTAGCAACAGTCATGAACGCCCTGTATTTCTCAGGCGGCCCAACCGCTTCGGGATCGTTCCGTACCATTAACCTGATTCGCCGCAACCGTTCCGGTCAGGATACCGTATTCCGGACCATCGATTTGTATAAATACCTGACGAAAGGTTTACGGATGAGCGACATCAGTCTGAAAGATGATGATGTCATTCAAATCCCCCCCTACCGGTCACGGGTAGAACTGACGTCTGGGGTAAAGAAGACGGGTTATTTCGAATTATTACCCGGCGAAAAACTCGGTGATTTAGTTGCATATGCTGGGGGTCTCGTAGAAGACGCGTACCGCCCTACGATTACGATTCAACGCATTACACCCAATGGCCGTAAGTTTATTGATGTACGCGAAGAAGAAATGAATACGTTCGAAGTAATGAATGGTGACCGTGTAGGCATCAATCGTGTACCCGAACGCGAAGAAAATATGGTGGTGGTCAGTGGAGCCGTGTATATGCCCGGATCGTATCCGCTGGACCGTAACCCGACGGTAAAAGACCTGATTCGCCGGGCTGAAGGACCTAAACGTGATGCTTTTTTGGGTCGTGCGGCCATCCACCGTCAGAAAGATGATTTGACGGAAGAACTGATCCCCGTAAACCTAACCCGCATTCTCAACGGAAAAGATACCAACATCGTACTTAAACCTCTGGATCGCCTGGAAGTCGCCAGCGTAACCCAGTTGCGGGAAGGTATGACGGTACGAATTTTAGGTGAAGTTAACACCCCTAAAGGTGACTCGGCGGAGACCAATGGCTACTATCCTTGGTTTGAAGGAATGACCGTTGAAGATCTTATCATTACGGCGGGAAATCTACGGGCGGCGGCCTCTCCCAATCACATTGAAGTGATTCGCCCCAAACGTCTGGATTCCGACGATCCCAAACTCATTAATTCAACGCTGGCAGAAACGTTTACCCTGTCCATTAGCCGTGACCTGCGTTTGACAGATGAAGCTTCCAAGTTCCAGTTGAAACCCTATGACGTCGTATACGTACGGGCTTCTCCCAACTTCGAAAATAACCAAGCGGCAAAAGTCGAAGGTCAGGTACGTACACCTGGTGATTACGGTCTGGTGGATCGCGACGAACGTATTTCGGATTTGATCAAGCGGGCTGGTGGACTTACGGCCTACGCTTACGTAGAAGGAGCTTCACTGATTCGCAGAACCAAGCTTACGAAAGCAGAAATTGATCAGCAGCAGAAAACTTTGAATACGATCAGTAACGATGGTCGGAAATCCGCTCTTCAAGCCGATGTAGTAGCCGAAAATAAAGAAGAAGCCATCGGTATCGATTTGAAGAAAATTCTGGAAAAACCACATACGGATATTGACTTGATTCTTCAGGATGGAGATCTGTTGACGGTTCCGAAGTTTAACCCAACGATTAAAATTGAAGGTGAAGTACAGTTGCCTACGACAACCCGTTACACAAAAAATGTGGGCGTTGGCGAGTACATCTCACGGGCCGGTGGTTTTACTTCTCGTAGCGTGAAGAAACGTACGTACGTAATCTACGCAAATGGCTATGCCAAGAAGACGAAGCGATTCCTGTTCTTCAATTCGTATCCGGAAGTACGGCCTGGTTCTCGCATCATCGTACCCGTACGTACGCAGGCCGACATTACAGCCGCACAGGTGATGGGTGTGATTGGTACCATCGGTGGTTCGCTTTCCGGCCTCTTGGGTATCTACGCTATTCTCCGAACGTTATAATCGTAACTCCAGCCTTTCATAATAATTATGGTAACAGAAGAATCTCATAAACCCGTACTTACGCCCAATGGGGAGGTGGCCGTTGTTGAGCCAGCTCCCTCATTTGACCCCCGGAAACTAATGAATACGGTCTCTACCGTATTCAAAACAATCCTCAAGTATTGGTGGTTATTACTGGTGTGTGTACTACTCGGCGGCTTAGGTGGTTGGATTTATGACCAGGTGAATGAAGTACCTGATCAGTATGAAGCCTCCCTGATCTTTAACCTGGAAAGTGGCTCAGGTAATTCGGAGCTTTCTAATTTCGCTAGTGCTTTGGGGATGTCAGCGGGTAGTTCAAGTGCGAATATGTTCTCGGGGCCAAACTTCATTTCCCTGTTTCGCTCCAAGAAAATTGGTAACCGCGTTATGTTGACGAAGGTCACGATTGGTAACAAAACGGATCTGCTCGCTAACTTTTACAAAGACCGTTCAGGAGCTCTGCGTCGAACGAAAAACGAAGAATACCTGGGTAAGAAATTCCGTTTCCCGGATAAGCCCATTAAGCAGTATTCAAATGCAGAAATGTCCTATCTGGATATGTTCCGTGATTACGCTTCGCAGGACTTGCAAATAGATAACGTAGACCGGAAGTCTAGTTTTATGGAGTTGTCCATCAAGACCGAATCCGATACGTTGTCAAAACTGATGGTGGAAACCTGGCTGGCTCGAATGACTGATTTCTACAAAGAAACGCAAAGTCAGAAAACGCTAGAATTGCTTGATCTAAACGTTCACCGTCGCGATTCGGTACTGACGAAACTAACCGGAGCTGAACGTAGATTAGCCTCATCTCAAGATTATAGTCAATACATGATTATGCCTTCGGGTCGGGTGAACGAACAGCGGCTCACGCAGAACACGACTTATCTGCAAGGACTTTACATGGAGTCGATCCGGAACATCGATGCCTTGCGTACCTCGCTTATTCGGGAAAGCCCCTTAGTAATGATTATTGATGAGCCGACTTTTCCTTTGCCAGTTACTCCCTATCCCAAAGGAAAAGCCATTAAAATTGGGATTGCTCTAGGCATTGTGCTGTCATTGGCGGCCATGTTCCTGATTAATTCCTATCAAAACATGATGAAAAAATTACAGAATTCATGACCCAGGAAACGATTATAGAACACGGCAGGTCGCAGAAGAACTACTGGTCTGAATTTTGGAAGTCTACCGAATTATTCTGGATTCTTGCCAAACGGGACATTACCGTTCGGTATAAACAAACGGTTCTGGGTATTCTCTGGAGCGTCGTTCGCCCCGTACTCACTACGGCTGTCCTCTTTTTTGCGTTTGGTAAGGTAGCGGGGTTACAATTTGAACCGGGTGTACCGCCTAAGCTGGCTATTTTCGCGGGTGTACTCATCTGGAACTTCTTTGCTAACTCGCTTTCGCAGGTAAGCCACAGTATATTAAGTAATTCCAACCTGGTTTCGAAAGTCTACTTCCCCCGATTGATCCTACCGACTAGTTCAGTTATGGTCGGCTTCGTTGATTTTCTAGTTGGCTTTGCCTTAATTATTCCGATGTACATTTGGTACTACTTCAAGCAGGATTTTACGCCCTCCTGGCAGCTGGTATTCTTACCTCTGTTTTTAGGGATGGCGTACCTGGCTTCGTTTGGTTTCGGACTATTTCTGGCGGTTATGAACGTGAAGTACCGTGACTTTACCCAGCTTACTCCTTTCATTATCCAGTTTGGATTCTATGCGTGTCCCGTGGCGTACTCGTCCATGAATATTCGGCAATACGCTGATCAGTGGTGGTACCCGCTTTATAATATGAATCCCATCGTAGGAATTATTGATGGTTTTCGCTGGACACTTTTGGGCGGTACAGCTCCGTTCAACTGGGAAAGTTTTATCCCCAGTGTGATCATTATTCTAGTAGTTGTCTTCAGTTCTGTTGCTTTTTTCCGTAAACGCGAAAACGGTTTTGTTGACTATATTTAATCTTCAAAGCTTTTTTTCACCAATAGGTTGACTGGCTCCCTCCGTTAACCTTCCCTGTTATGAATGCCATCCAGGTTGAAAATATAGGTAAACGCTACTTCATCGATCACCAGAAAAAATACGGTGGTCCATCGGGGTTAAAAGAAACCGTACTCAATAGCTTTCAATCGCTGTTCGGTTCCAAGCCACAGGAGACTTCCGTCAAAGAAGAATTTTGGGCTCTTAAAAATGTAACCTTCGACGTAGCTCAGGGCGACCGAATCGGAATCGTTGGACACAACGGAGCCGGAAAGTCTACGCTTTTAAAAGTACTCAGCCGGATCACTGAGCCGACCGAAGGCCGGGTAACGGTACGGGGTCGTATCGCCAGTTTGCTGGAAGTAGGTACTGGCTTTCACCAAGAGCTTACGGGTCGCGAGAACATCTTTCTCAACGGTGCTATTCTCGGGATGAAACAGTCCGAGATCAAGCAACATTTTGACGAAATCGTGGCCTTCGCCGGGATCGAGAAATTTCTGGATACCCCCGTAAAACGTTATTCTTCGGGGATGTTTGTACGCTTAGGCTTTGCAATTGCGGCTCACCTTGAACCCGAAATTCTGATCATCGATGAAGTACTCGCCGTAGGTGACGCTGAATTCCAGCGGAAGTGTCTCGGCAAAATGAAA
Coding sequences within it:
- a CDS encoding DNA topoisomerase IV subunit B, with the translated sequence MAEQKLTDYTEDSIRSLDWKEHIRLRPGMYIGKLGDGSSADDGIYVLVKEVIDNCIDEHVMGFGKTIEVKIAEHRVEVRDYGRGIPLGKVIDVVSKINTGGKYDSGAFQKSVGLNGVGTKAVNALSAFFRVQSVRDGQAKWAEFSKGELVRQSKGTIETKERNGTHVVFEPDNTVFKNYHFIPQYLENQIWNYAYLNAGLTIQFNGQKYIAQRGLLDLLERKTDPDSIRYPIIHLKGNDIEIAMTHGNQYGEEYYSFVNGQNTTMGGTHLAAFKEAVVKTAREFFKKDYAPEDIRASISAAVSLRVQEPVFESQTKTKLGSTNMSPDTSSPTVRGHIVDFLKTELDNFLHKNPAVAEAMKKRIEQSERERKEIAGIKKLANDRAKKASVHNKKLRDCRIHLPDAKAEDRLETTLFITEGDSASGSITKSRNVQTQAVFSLRGKPLNCFGLTKKIVYENEEFNLLQHALDIEAGLDTLRFNRIVIATDADVDGMHIRLLLLTFFLQFFPDIVRNGHLYILETPLFRVRNPKKHEDTIYCYSEEEKQKAIARLSTNGRKVEITRFKGLGEISPDEFGKFIGEDMRLEPVILEKESTIPKLLSYYMGKNTPDRQRFIIDNLIIEKDDVEEILEVA
- a CDS encoding ABC transporter permease, whose amino-acid sequence is MTQETIIEHGRSQKNYWSEFWKSTELFWILAKRDITVRYKQTVLGILWSVVRPVLTTAVLFFAFGKVAGLQFEPGVPPKLAIFAGVLIWNFFANSLSQVSHSILSNSNLVSKVYFPRLILPTSSVMVGFVDFLVGFALIIPMYIWYYFKQDFTPSWQLVFLPLFLGMAYLASFGFGLFLAVMNVKYRDFTQLTPFIIQFGFYACPVAYSSMNIRQYADQWWYPLYNMNPIVGIIDGFRWTLLGGTAPFNWESFIPSVIIILVVVFSSVAFFRKRENGFVDYI
- a CDS encoding SLBB domain-containing protein; protein product: MLFTQLVWAQIPQLPYPSSSLPANFPIQQQQPTLVNPGNTNQVDNAQQRQYIQDQRAKAREDSVRLLRANTEEPGTKEQKIKIFGADIFSNKSLDIAPITNIPTPKGYILGAGDQLIINVYGDLYRDINIQKTITPEGILQLEQVGPIFVNGLTIEAATERIRAKLARIYPIGRGMDMSIRIGNIRSIRINFIGEVVNPGTYNLPSLATVMNALYFSGGPTASGSFRTINLIRRNRSGQDTVFRTIDLYKYLTKGLRMSDISLKDDDVIQIPPYRSRVELTSGVKKTGYFELLPGEKLGDLVAYAGGLVEDAYRPTITIQRITPNGRKFIDVREEEMNTFEVMNGDRVGINRVPEREENMVVVSGAVYMPGSYPLDRNPTVKDLIRRAEGPKRDAFLGRAAIHRQKDDLTEELIPVNLTRILNGKDTNIVLKPLDRLEVASVTQLREGMTVRILGEVNTPKGDSAETNGYYPWFEGMTVEDLIITAGNLRAAASPNHIEVIRPKRLDSDDPKLINSTLAETFTLSISRDLRLTDEASKFQLKPYDVVYVRASPNFENNQAAKVEGQVRTPGDYGLVDRDERISDLIKRAGGLTAYAYVEGASLIRRTKLTKAEIDQQQKTLNTISNDGRKSALQADVVAENKEEAIGIDLKKILEKPHTDIDLILQDGDLLTVPKFNPTIKIEGEVQLPTTTRYTKNVGVGEYISRAGGFTSRSVKKRTYVIYANGYAKKTKRFLFFNSYPEVRPGSRIIVPVRTQADITAAQVMGVIGTIGGSLSGLLGIYAILRTL